The genomic window TTAGAGGGTCATGAGTGTTTCCTACGTTGGGAAAGGAAAACGTgatgatatgtgtataacccagattgaattgcttgcttgCCTGCCAGCTCtgtgaaaggggagggaagaagaaaatttgaatgtTGTAACTTTGAATGATTTGGAAATTTCTTATTGGTAAATTAccaattttttgtaaaatgaaatataagaataaattttaaaaatctgtcactCTTGGAGCTTTCCCATAATGCCTTCTTTCTCCTAATGAAGATTAGCTAGGATTAAATTGTGAGACTGATACTTTTCTCCAACTccgtttcatttcttttttaaaaaactcatgaacAAGGCTTCTGGTGTCCAAAGCAGAAGTGATTTCCCTGTTGGAACAAGAAGTATCATGGACAGCAGAGAAAGAAGTACCAAGAAACACATATCCAAGTAAGCAAGAGAGAAGACAAGTGGATGGTACTTATTGTAGTCAATAGCTCTGTTCCTCAGTCTTTGGAGCATTAGGTGTGTAGTTTTACTCAGTCTACTAGTCCTGGAGAGGGGGCCTCAGACTTTCAGACATTAGTTTGTTCCCATAGACCTTTTGTCATCAAATCACCTGCCTGATTTGTGTTAAGACAACCTTGCAGTTCTCTAGTAATGGTAAGCTAACCTCCTTCATATACTGACAAACAGGAGTATGCCTCCTGCCTCAACTGTCCTGCTCCTTCTCCAGTAATCCACATACTCTATATCTTTTACATCTTCTACTAGTCAATTGGAGCCTCACCTTCATTATGtccacccccccttttttttttgctattacagtttatttttattcctccatTCCTTGAACTTCTATTACTTAGTCTTTCTCCTTCTAATAATCCATGTCTTCCCTGgcttttctatatctgtaaatgtGGATGTTACTCAGTCTAAATATTTCACCTGATGTTTGtgaggaaatgttatttttaatctgagtgaggagaaaaTATCTCCAATATGAACATGGGCTTTTACTCCAATGATTTGTTTCCCCATAAATTGGGAGGCTAGACCTGAGACCAAAAGagaagctgtgtgattctagtcAGGCCATgacatttctgagcctcagtttctttattttctgaattcattATAAATAATGCAAGAGGTCATTTGAGTATCAAATGAGGCTGCTCCTCTAAAGCCTTTTGCCAGCCTTAAAGTCCCATGTCAATGCCAGCTACTCTCATtaatctctcttctcccctctctgctTTATCCTTCttaatattcccttttctctctacccCCTGCCTGCTCTTACTTCCTCtccattccctatctctttccttAGCATCCTGTTGCCCTCTAACCCCTTCACCAAGTTCCTGACCTCTGCCAACATCCTACATCCCATTCCTGACCTCTCCAGCTCTGTAGCTAACTTCCTTCTCATCTTCATCCACTTGGCTGCTCTTCTCAAGCCCTGGGATAGCCTAGCCTCTGGCCATtacagtggaaaggaaaactaaagcaagttttggacaTTCTGCCagtcaggtggaacaaacagtagttggaatgttagagacaagatattgacaagaatgacaggtggtggggggaggggcaactggaaGTGGAAGTTGGTCTTGTGAGGAGCActctcttcctgtttctagatagaagtgcctctattcacaaatttcccaactgtgtgctctacctggattcctgtgatcatatTCATCAGACAAAAGGACTCAGTGGAAACAGTTTGGAATGTAAGACCAGcatttaggggcatcagcccgaagagacaggcccaaccacctctgaagatcagaacttttcttcctcttgctgtctactgctaagactttgaatttaagaaaactagcacagaatagcagagacaggaataaaagaaaccctccatccctctgtgagacctggcctcagctcaaaagctgagagagactcaaacctcatctagggaaatccatCTTCTTCCCTGATAACTTCCCCAATCCaacattgttattaaaatttatctttgcagtcacataagaggactatcatttaaACCAACATAAAAAATTCCctaactgacttgaatatttttattgggatttgaatgaatctctggtgaccataaggatgatatattagtcaaaacccctaaatttacgcCTTTACATCCCCTGATtctaacaatgaaggcacttgggtcttcctttcttgggaagattgaattgtaattcacAATCTACTTTTAGATGTTAATCTACATAAAGGAGGTgattcagtattttaagtagatctacccattttaactacaaaaggtgttaagtaactacaaaaggtgaactaatttaaaaaaggtgttaaaataaccaaaaatagataatataacTAAAGACAGTGTGAACTAAAgactgggcagtcctggagaggagcatctgctgtgattggacGTGAcaggagaaaaagatctttaagaagatcagaggccagaagaagatattttgACTCAAGAttcgagttggatggaggatcCTCTGACTCCTCTATCCAACACAGAGTTGGACtagaggaactggacccctggaggaactcctgcagcagacctcagactgcttttcctttggtgagtgaaagtcTGATGCAGAGATCTAAATCTcttaagaaaggcccatcatcttgagaccccatcccccacccccctggggcttagaaattctaactgatatcagaataaGCCCAATCCTgatgtctctctgactctgtctctctctatataatcTTCCcctaattgtaaataaataaatcataaattccatttactttagtaattcatcttGGGATTTGGAATTTAATTCCCTGGCAAAggcctaattaatatatttcagtcacaagcacaaataaatttaacacctcCCATGGATGGGAGAGAAACCTTTGGCCTCTAGAGGGGCTAGACTACCCTCAAATGAAACTCTTGGACAGGAAATGGATTGATATGCACAGCCAGCCACAAAGCACAGAAACAGTTGTATTCTCCAGGACTGAATCTAGCCCAAAGATCCTGAACCACAGAGAATCCTAGAGTTGGAGCTGGAAGTTATCTTCTCCCGACCCTGTGCAACATCCTCAAAGAGGGGTCAGTTACTTCTCTGTTACTAACCTGTGAAGAAACAATTTCCCTCTACCCTATCCCACCAAGCCACTTCTACCGTCTGTGGGCAGCTCTCATGTTATATGGTTTTCATCAATGGAGGAAATCCGCCCTTCCCATCTTCTCTTGCCAGGTCTTATGAATCTTTCACTTTCATGGATTATAGGGACAACAAAGAATGTGGGGAGAGTAGGGCCCCTACTGGGAAAAGctctctgcctcctccccaaATTAGCTGTAAGGTGTATGAGGGCTGCCCTTGTAAGATGAGGAAGCCTACACGATTTGTCTAAATGCATCTTCtgggacaaaatggaaaaatctctCTGGAATATTGCCAAGTTCTCCCACTCCAAAAGACACTGTGAAGCCTGCTTGGAAACCTGGaattaaaatcatttggaaaactTTTTACAAAACTGTCACCTCCTCACTACTGGTATTCATCCATGGACAGCAGGAACCATTCAAGTGCAACTTGTAAAGCAAATGGAGAGAATTGCAATATAGTAGGGGAGGAAACCCATCAAAACTGAGagacttctttcccttctcttggatTCCAGTGCTGACaacatcattttttcctccaactCAATCACCTTCTCATCTAGGAGTCTGAAGCATCCATGGTGATACCCCCTCTAATAGGCTGGCCCCCCATTTCTTTAGCCTCTCCACATCCAAGTTAACATTGTCTTGGTGACTTAGCCATCCATAAAGTTGATTATATGCTTGATCTTAACATCACTCAAAATTATCTACCACCATTATCTGGAAATCTATCATTTCCTTAAACACCCAATGCTTCCCATTTACTACTAGTCTGCATCTGCCCCTAGTAGTACAGATCCaaactcatctcttcttcctcagccCTTTACAGACAATCCACCTAATGTGCAGATATTGTATGGATATACCAACAGAGGACATATTCTGTTCAGCAATGTTCCCTTATTCCTGCTACTGAACTTGTCCATTTACTGTCCCCATTATATGTTTTtgctataaatgaataaatgaatgatggaattgacaaaaaaatgaaaagaaaattattgaaaataaactgaaattcctaaaattttagaaatagtttgaatttcttattaaaataagacATGTGGAATGTCTCAATTAACAAAAACACTTATGAGTTTTAAAAACCATTGAAGATAAACAATccctaattttaaaataagcaatcattctaaaaatcacattttattatACGTCagaaattagaatattaatatcAAGATGAAGTGACATTCAAACTAGAAAACATTACCTTGTTTGTAATATGTAAAGATAAATATCAATCCTATATAAAACTAGGAATAAATGAggggagaaaatatatttataaaaataataaatataaatggtttGTATTATCTGAGTgtcaaaaatgaggtaaagaatgaaaaaaaaattgaattaattattGGGCTACGTAACAGAAACACATTTCATGATTATCATACAgccaaatgaaacttttttttcaaatgaaagttttttttccaGCACAAGTTTTCTAATgtagaaaattttgtatttcGTACCAAAACATTCTCACAAGAAGCATACGGAAAAGGTTTATATCAAACATGATCAGATGCTCAATGAGTACTAGATGCTTACAGAGCCCTTTGGCATATTCATCACATTACTAAAGTTTCTCACCAATATGGGCCCTCTGATGGTCAAGAAAATATGACTGGAAACTGAGGACTTTCTCACAGCCTTCACATTTATAAGGTTCCtcaccagtgtgaattctctgatgtaccaGGAAGTTTGTTCTCTTATTGAAATCTTTACcacattcatgattttttaataagctttccagtatgaattctctgatggacaattaaatttgaactctgattaaagaccttcccacaatcattacatttaaatggcttctcaccagtatgaattctctggtgtgtAAGGAGAGTcgaactctgattaaaggccaTCCCACAATCactacatttaaatggcttctcaccagtatgaattctctggtgttgaaggaggtgcaaactccgattaaaggccttcacacaatcattacattgaaaTGGCCTCTCActagtatgaattctttggtgaacagaaaggttggaattctgattaaaggccttcccacaattatcacatttaaatggcttctcatcagtgtgaattctctggtgttgaaggaggtagGAACTCTGactaaaggccttcccacaatcatgacattgaaatggcttctcaccagtatgaattctctggtgttgaaggaggtgggaactccgattaaaggccttcccacaatcattacattgaaaTGGCCTCTCActagtatgaattctttggtgaacagagaggttggaattctgattaaaggtcttcccacaatcattacattgaaatggcttctcaccagtatgaa from Monodelphis domestica isolate mMonDom1 chromosome 4, mMonDom1.pri, whole genome shotgun sequence includes these protein-coding regions:
- the LOC130458910 gene encoding zinc finger protein ZFP2-like — protein: MFINDSKLILHQRIHTGEKPFKCNDCGKVFSHRSKLIIHQRIHTGEKPFKCHDCGKAFIRSSHLLQHQRIHTDEKPFKCDDCGKAFNQNSNLLQHQRIHTGEKPFKCDDCWKAFNRNSNLLQHQRIHTGEKPFQCNDCGKTFNQNSNLSVHQRIHTSERPFQCNDCGKAFNRSSHLLQHQRIHTGEKPFQCHDCGKAFSQSSYLLQHQRIHTDEKPFKCDNCGKAFNQNSNLSVHQRIHTSERPFQCNDCVKAFNRSLHLLQHQRIHTGEKPFKCSDCGMAFNQSSTLLTHQRIHTGEKPFKCNDCGKVFNQSSNLIVHQRIHTGKLIKKS